A genomic region of Cyprinus carpio isolate SPL01 chromosome B13, ASM1834038v1, whole genome shotgun sequence contains the following coding sequences:
- the gins1 gene encoding DNA replication complex GINS protein PSF1 gives MSLLTLRRNFFNVHVITTTKIYRENCLRWYIGDLASYDFIPKKYRHLSATNKFTMFCEKAVELIRELHRMGDGQLPAFNEDGIRQVLEEMKALYEQNQTDVNEAKTEGKSELIPSIKFRHSCLLRNQRCIAAYLYDRLLRIRALRWEYGSVLPTTIRFHMCAEEMEWFNQYKKSLATYMRSIGGEEGLDITQDMKPPKSLYIEVRCLKDHGEFEIDDGTVILLKKNSQHFLPRWKCEQLIRQGVLEHVIS, from the exons ATGTCCCTTTTGACTCTCCGTAGAAACTTCTTTAATGTTCACGTGATCACAACAACGAAAATTTACCGCGAAAACTGTCTGCGCTGGTACATCGGAGATTTAGCTAGCTACGACTTTATCCCCAAAAAATATCGACATCTTTCAGCTACAAACAAATTTACAATGTTCTGCGAAAAGGCAGTCGAGCTTATTAGAGAGCTACATCGGATGGGTGACGGCCAGCTGCCCGCCTTTAAT GAAGACGGTATTCGCCAAGTGCTGGAGGAAATGAAGGCGCTCTACGAACAGAATCAGACTGATGT gaatGAGGCAAAGACCGAGGGAAAGAGCGAGCTGATACCATCCATCAAGTTCAGGCACAGCTGCCTGCTGAGAAACCAGCGCTGCATCGCCGCCTACCT TTATGATCGCCTCCTGCGAATCCGTGCTCTCAGATGGGAGTATGGCAGTGTCCTGCCCACAACCATTCGCTTTCATATGTGTGCTGAAGAG ATGGAGTGGTTCAATCAGTACAAAAAGTCTTTGGCCACCTATATGAGGTCAATAGGGGGAGAGGAAGGCTTGGACATAACACAGGATATGAAGCCCCCTAAGAGTTTATACATCGAG GTGCGCTGTCTCAAAGACCATGGAGAATTTGAAATAGATGATGGCACTGTCATTCTGCTGAAGAAAAATAGCCAG CACTTTTTACCCAGATGGAAATGTGAGCAGCTTATTCGGCAGGGTGTATTAGAGCACGTCATCTCCTAA
- the ninl gene encoding ninein-like protein isoform X3, with amino-acid sequence MYSCAVGRLEINAEEMYCTTGLIPACDVFTWEGKDSLGSFSDISEALEERVVRSTSPSLLSATVGQRLLTRLDDGSGCTSPDKVITLWTEEGIHNSRDILQTLDFSLEERLCLAELTLALDNELLVSGNGIHQAALVSYKNEINYLQVVADQACQERDKAKADLEQADRRNLQLVREVDDRHATMESLNESKIKGLEQEFRDKLTALRSESEYESEVFLEQEEKERKRLQEELELLRAQDVSLQEDICTAAKENSRLEEEVSVLKEKLSEAESTISKLQKDLDHLLQDKYGGLDPNVTGLLNQEEHFSEIFKEYEQKCRELQDRNDELHSELELLKSQGSGRRARRSRSSLSGHDWSNRRSLTAESDSDDPEMKKGTSPQVRKRLQVTDKNVLGSLVSLAPPVSIETELAMEQMKEKYEREVQDLKIQLETKVNFYERSMELMRQNMEVERKDISQSFKMEISELEDLKAQAEERAEKMRQAVERLEAELRGKTSGGAWGPEQERRIQREQAELEQNYAREISNIVLRLTSEKDQLEAELKLKMDQEVLLVREKAEQQILHMKAQHSEAQHSLLHQLHLERSRLQEQSEQHRREVGAWESRVQELEQEARRERLLSTERWSEEQAQICSRVAQERKKLEEEHQEEVQKLGEHIQLMEAQVELASRAEEELLILQKQLEDKLEEMCVQLEDNTVSMKAQDALIQHLTTELHAKEKEMEIRNEKEQKLCNKLSQLEQKLKAEREKKQELLKQKELLQKEADRSIQDRKEQLVKEKEREHELLDRVSQLTKELENWRTKSETWQKEIKMIQGSSSHLSTAFGEQQIQLREQEKELVELQENLAKTHEALKSRDDDLTRQASELNAVEMERDRLIEELRGQCEVLKQLQTQVNSLSEEWDQMHMMEQQLQGSLCVEQGKVEQLQGRLNSEQEETRRLEQENSSYRQLVDQLSSQIVEMEAESTKLKENADKLALELRNKDNQMLELSLQLEAKAEEMDLLWNEVQLKMNLFKNITHLSGQVQLLTNQLEDKEQELCSLREDTDNTANQLQQSLMDSQTELQQMEEAFESEKSHMKEQLLEMEGLVMAFEQEMANPHRAQFDEVTSENSALKDRLAVLQQDVKSLEEELNKKRRKLEEIEREYMKNREEEEVLRKENSKFREEVLDFSARNLQLSNENAELSSRLSTDQRAVQTLTDRLAQVCQENDEAAAAYKQLQETLQQQKSDTLKLQEQWQKEKELLERELKTTKETLQHLTAVESALNSQTQKNQALEQDKERLLKETSDRDQKLINLQESLHKSEAQIEQLNSQILTMWQEKDVHVQEAATHQKMLQQSQEKVQELEESIRQLRKEKEQLHQTHRLQEETAVGVLQKECKSLRLQNEELRNKVAQLQAQELELQRLTHECLTLRNKQAELETAKHEADKQALRADSALSLVQAQHAREVQELREQVGSGTREHLAHLQTQLVEQQRRTQDLEDLLRSQAKQAGVQMGLRQEQYEKLMANMQERMDEVEAKLKNSRVMLQEKVNQLKEQLAKNAKSDLLLKDLYVENSQLMKALQVTEQRQKSAEKKSFLLEEKVIALNKLLRKIAPASLTA; translated from the exons GCCCTTGAGGAGCGAGTGGTGCGCTCCACCTCCCCTTCTTTACTGTCGGCTACGGTGGGTCAGAGGCTGCTGACCCGTCTGGATGATGGATCGGGATGCACAAGCCCAGATAAAGTCATCACCCTCTGGACAGAGGAGGGCATCCACAACAGCAGGGATATTCTACAG ACTCTGGACTTCTCTCTGGAGGAGCGTCTGTGTCTGGCTGAACTCACTCTGGCTCTGGACAATGAGTTGCTGGTCAGTGGGAATGGCATCCATCAGGCTGCTCTGGTCTCCTACAAGAATGAGATAAACTACTTACA AGTTGTGGCAGACCAGGCTTGTCAGGAGAGGGACAAAGCCAAGGCGGACCTGGAACAGGCTGACCGCCGCAACCTACAGCTGGTCAGAGAGGTGGATGATCGCCATGCGACCATGGAGTCTCTCAACGAGTCAAAAATCAA GGGCCTGGAGCAGGAGTTCCGGGATAAACTTACGGCACTGAGGAGCGAATCAGAGTATGAAAGCGAGGTGTTTCTAGAGCAGGAAGAGAAGGAGCGCAAGAGACTCCAGGAGGAGCTAGAACTGCTCAGGGCTCAGGACGTTAGCCTTCAGGAGGACATTTGCACTGCTGCTAAG GAGAACAGTCGTTTGGAGGAGGAGGTCAGCGTCCTGAAGGAGAAGCTGTCTGAAGCCGAGAGCACCATCTCTAAACTACAGAAGGATCTAGATCATCTGCTGCAGGACAAG TATGGTGGCCTTGATCCAAATGTCACAGGACTGCTGAATCAAGAAGAGCACTTCTCCGAGATCTTTAAGGAGTATGAGCAGAAGTGCAGG GAGTTGCAAGACAGGAATGACGAGTTACACTCAGAGCTGGAGTTGTTGAAATCTCAGGGCTCAGGAAGGAGAGCCAGACGATCCAGGAGCAGCCTGTCTGGTCATGACTGGTCAAACCGAAGATCATTAACCGCTGAATCAGATTCTG ATGATCCAGAAATGAAGAAAGGTACATCACCTCAGGTCAGAAAAAGGCTCCAAGTCACTGACAAAAATG TTTTAGGTTCCTTGGTGAGTTTGGCTCCCCCTGTGAGCATCGAGACAGAACTGGCCATGGAGCAGATGAAAGAGAAATACGAGCGAGAGGTCCAGGACTTGAAGATCCAACTGGAGACTAAG GTGAATTTCTACGAGCGCAGTATGGAGCTGATGCGGCAGAATATGGAGGTTGAGCGGAAGGACATCTCGCAGAGCTTTAAGATGGAGATCAGTGAGTTGGAGGACCTGAAGGCTCAGGCAGAGGAGCGTGCAGAGAAAATGCGTCAGGCTGTTGAGCGGCTGGAAGCAGAGCTGAGGGGTAAGACTTCAGGAGGAGCCTGGGGTCCAGAGCAAGAACGGAGAATTCAACGGGAACAGGCAGAACTAGAGCAGAACTATGCTCGTGAGATCAGTAACATCGTGCTGCGTCTTACCTCAGAGAAAGATCAGCTGGAGGCAGAACTCAAGCTCAAGATGGACCAGGAAGTGCTGCTTGTTAG GGAGAAGGCAGAACAGCAGATATTGCACATGAAGGCACAACACAGCGAGGCTCAGCACAGCCTCCTTCACCAGCTGCACCTCGAGCGCAGCCGTCTGCAGGAGCAATCCGAGCAGCATCGCAGAGAAGTTGGTGCATGGGAGTCAAGAGTCCAGGAGCTGGAACAAGAGGCGCGGCGGGAGCGTCTCCTCAGCACTGAGCGCTGGAGTGAAGAGCAAGCTCAGATCTGCAGCAGGGTGGCACAGGAGAGGAAGAAACTGGAGGAGGAACACCAGGAGGAAGTCCAGAAGCTAGGAGAACACATCCAGTTAATGGAAGCTCAGGTAGAGCTCGCATCTAGGGCTGAGGAAGAGCTGCTCATTCTACAAAAACAGCTAGAAGATAAGCTGGAAGAGATGTGTGTTCAGCTGGAAGACAACACGGTTTCCATGAAAGCTCAAGATGCCCTCATTCAGCATCTGACTACAGAACTCCAtgccaaagagaaagaaatggaaaTCAGAAATGAGAAAGAACAGAAGCTTTGCAATAAGCTCTCTCAGCTAGAACAAAAGCTTAAAGCTGAAAGAGAAAAGAAGCAGGAGCTTCTGAAGCAGAAGGAGCTACTACAGAAAGAAGCAGACAGAAGTATTCAAGATCGAAAGGAGCAACttgtaaaagaaaaagagagggaacaTGAGCTTCTTGACAGAGTTTCTCAGTTGACTAAAGAGTTGGAGAACTGGAGGACCAAATCTGAGACCTGGCAGAAGGAGATCAAAATGATACAGGGAAGCAGTAGTCATCTGTCTACTGCATTTGGTGAGCAGCAAATACAGCTGAGAGAACAAGAAAAGGAACTTGTGGAGCTTCAAGAAAACTTGGCCAAAACACATGAGGCTCTGAAAAGCAGAGATGACGATCTTACAAGACAGGCTTCTGAGCTAAATGCTGTGGAGATGGAGCGGGATCGACTCATAGAGGAGCTCAGGGGTCAATGCGAAGTGCTCAAGCAGCTACAAACGCAGGTCAACAGTCTCTCTGAGGAGTGGGATCAAATGCACATGATGGAGCAACAACTTCAAGGCTCTCTTTGTGTGGAGCAGGGTAAGGTTGAACAGCTCCAAGGCCGTCTGAACTCAGAGCAAGAAGAGACGAGACGCCTTGAACAAGAGAACTCAAGCTACCGGCAACTTGTAGACCAGCTTTCATCTCAGATTGTCGAAATGGAGGCAGAGTCTACCAAACTCAAAGAGAACGCAGATAAACTTGCACTGGAACTGCGAAACAAAGACAATCAAATGCTGGAACTCAGTCTTCAGCTTGAAGCCAAAGCTGAAGAGATGGATTTGCTCTGGAACGAGGTTCAGCTGAAGATGAACCTGTTTAAGAACATCACTCATCTCTCTGGTCAGGTTCAACTTTTGACCAACCAGTTGGAAGACAAAGAGCAAGAGCTGTGCTCTCTGAGGGAAGACACCGATAATACCGCCAACCAACTACAGCAATCGCTGATGGACTCCCAAACAGAGCTTCAGCAGATGGAGGAGGCCTTTGAAAGCGAAAAGAGCCATATGAAAGAACAGCTTCTGGAGATGGAGGGACTTGTCATGGCTTTTGAACAAGAGATGGCCAATCCCCACAG GGCTCAATTTGATGAGGTCACCTCTGAAAACAGTGCACTGAAAGACAGGCTTGCTGTCTTACAGCAGGATGTCAAGTCGCTGGAGGAGGAGCTCAAcaaaaagag GAGGAAACTTGAAGAGATTGAGAGAGAATATATGAAGAATCGAGAAGAAGAGGAGGTGCTACGGAAAGAG AATTCCAAATTCCGAGAGGAGGTGCTTGACTTCAGCGCAAGAAACCTGCAACTTAGCAATGAGAACGCTGAACTGAGTTCCCGGCTGTCTACTGATCAGAGAGCAGTGCAGACGCTGACTGACAGGCTTGCACAGGTGTGTCAGGAGAACGATGAGGCAGCTGCGGCCTACAAACAGCTGCAGGAAACCCTTCAACAGCAGAAGAGCGACACACTAAAGCTGCAGGAACAGTGGCAGAAAGAGAAGGAGCTTCTAGAGAGGGAGCTTAAAACCACCAAGGAGACG CTCCAGCATTTGACGGCGGTTGAGTCTGCATTGAATAGTCAGACTCAGAAAAACCAAGCACTAGAGCAAGACAAGGAGCGTTTGCTGAAGGAAACGTCAGACAGAGACCAGAAG CTGATAAATCTTCAGGAATCTCTTCACAAATCAGAAGCCCAGATCGAGCAGCTCAACTCTCAGATCTTGACTATGTGGCAAGAAAAAGATGTTCACGTTCAGGAGGCAGCCACACATCAGAAGATGCTGCAACAGTCTCAGGAAAAG GTCCAGGAGCTTGAGGAGAGCATACGTCAGTTGCGTAAAGAGAAGGAGCAGTTACATCAGACACACAGGCTTCAGGAGGAGACGGCAGTCGGTGTCCTGCAGAAGGAGTGCAAGAGTTTGCGACTACAGAACGAGGAACTTCGTAATAAG GTGGCTCAGCTGCAGGCTCAGGAGCTGGAACTTCAGAGACTGACACATGAGTGCCTCACTTTGAGGAACAAACAGGCAGAGCTGGAGACCGCTAAACATGAGGCAGACAAACAG GCATTAAGGGCAGATAGTGCTCTGTCGCTGGTCCAGGCCCAGCATGCACGTGAGGTGCAGGAGCTAAGGGAACAGGTGGGTTCTGGCACTCGGGAGCACTTGGCTCATCTGCAAACTCAACTGGTGGAGCAACAGCGCAGGACGCAGGATTTAGAGGATCTGCTTCGCTCTCAGGCCAAACAGGCCGGTGTTCAGATGGGACTTCGGCAG GAGCAGTACGAGAAACTGATGGCAAATATGCAGGAGCGTATGGATGAGGTTGAGGCCAAACTGAAAAACAGCCGTGTCATGCTGCAGGAGAAGGTCAACCAGCTAAAAGAACAG CTAGCCAAAAATGCCAAGTCAGATCTGCTGCTGAAGGACCTGTATGTGGAAAACTCTCAGCTCATGAAGGCTCTTCAGGTGACGGAGCAGAGGCAGAAGAGTGCAGAGAAGAAATCTTTTCTTTTGGAGGAGAAAGTGATCGCCCTTAATAAACTCCTACGTAAAATTGCCCCAGCGTCCCTCACAGCTTAG